From the genome of Natrinema marinum:
CCGCCACTCCGACACCTGCGCTGCCCCGGAGATCACAGAGGACGGCGAGGCGTTCGGCCCGCTGGAGCAACAGCGCGCGCCCGGCACCCGTGAGGCGATAGGTGACTGCGCGCTCGTCGGGCTCGCGTCTCGCCAGCAGCTCGCGACCGACGAGCGCACGCAGGTTGGGCCCGAGGCGAGTCGGACTCACGCGGGGATACCGGCGCTCGAGGCTCTCCCCGATCCCCGACCGGGTGGTGGCCACCCCGTCGCGTTCGCGCCGGGCGACGGCCTCAAGGCAGTCCCGTTGGAAGCCGGTGAGTTCGATCCACGCGCGCCGGCCGTCCGTGGTCGGGTAGCTGGCGGGCGATGCGGCTGCTCGAGCGGGGGCTTGAAGGCCCCGCGAATCGTGGTCTGACATGGCTTTCAGTGGGTTACACGGAAGCCGCGCGGACCGGTGTGGGCGCACCGGTCTGCATTCTCTCGAGGACCGATTCGGGTAGTTCTGGGTCCGTCTAGCTTCCGGTAGTCCAGTTGACGAGTGGACAGTACTTCAAACTAGTGCATCGAATACAGTACTAGGGAGCGCCAAACAGCGTACAAATACTATCGAATCGAGCGTTCTAACACGGTGTTTCGTGTGTTCACGGTCGAATGCGACGGCCACGGGTGGACTGGATGACGCGGGCCGACGACGCGATCCTCGAGTTTCTTCTCAACGAGGGCAATCGACCCCTGATCGCGAATCCGTCCACGGTCGAGGCCAACATCGATTACAAAATCTCGCACGTGCGGCGCAG
Proteins encoded in this window:
- a CDS encoding PadR family transcriptional regulator, encoding MSDHDSRGLQAPARAAASPASYPTTDGRRAWIELTGFQRDCLEAVARRERDGVATTRSGIGESLERRYPRVSPTRLGPNLRALVGRELLARREPDERAVTYRLTGAGRALLLQRAERLAVLCDLRGSAGVGVAAARGDGDRDE